One window from the genome of Cyprinus carpio isolate SPL01 chromosome B1, ASM1834038v1, whole genome shotgun sequence encodes:
- the cct4 gene encoding T-complex protein 1 subunit delta — protein sequence MPEALATANGSKNKGGAYVDRDKPAQIRFSNISAGKAVADSIRTSLGPKGMDKMIQDGKGDVTITNDGATILKQMQVLHPAAKMMVELSKAQDIEAGDGTTSVVVIAGALLDACAKLLQRGIHPTIISESFQKAVDKGAEILTSISQPVQLSDRETLLNSATTSLCSKVVSQYSSLLAPMSVDAVMKVIDPATATSVDLRDIRIVKKLGGTIDDCELVDGLVLTQSLVNTGVSRVEKAKIGLIQFCLSPPKTDMDNQIVVSDYAQMDRVLREERAYILNLVKQIKKAGCTVLLIQKSILRDALSDLALHFLNKMKIMVVKDIEREDIEFICKTLGTKPIAHIDQFTPEMLGTAELAEEVNLDGSGKLVKITGCVTPGKTVSIVVRGSNKLVIEEAERSIHDALCVIRCLVKKRALIAGGGAPEIELALRLAEYARGLAGMEAYCVRAYADALEIIPSTLAENAGLNPISTVTELRNRHAQGEKTAGINVRKGGISNILEELVVQPLLVSISALTLATETVRSVLKIDDLVNTR from the exons ATGCCCGAAGCCTTAGCGACTGCAAACGGGTCTAAAAACAAAGGAGGCGCGTATGTGGACCGAGACAAACCCGCCCAGATCCGCTTCAGCAACATCAGCGCCGGGAAAG CTGTCGCAGATTCCATCCGAACAAGTCTGGGCCCTAAGGGCATGGATAAAATG ATTCAGGATGGAAAGGGAGACGTCACCATCACTAACGATGGAGCCACGATCCTCAAACAGATGCAGGTGCTGCATCCTGCGGCCAAAATG atggtgGAGCTGTCTAAAGCTCAGGATATTGAGGCTGGTGACGGCACTACATCAGTGGTGGTGATTGCTGGAGCTCTTCTTGATGCCTGCGCTAAACTGCTTCAGAGAG GAATCCACCCGACCATCATTTCCGAGTCCTTCCAGAAGGCCGTAGATAAAGGCGCGGAGATCCTGACGTCCATCAGTCAGCCGGTGCAGCTCAGTGACCGAGAGACTCTTCTGAACAGCGCCACCACCTCGCTCTGCTCTAAGGTGGTGTCCCAGTACTCCAGCCTGCTCGCACCCATGAGCGTTGACGCCGTCATGAAGGTCATCGACCCCGCCACCGCCACCAGCGTAGATCTCCGCGATATCCGTATCGTCAAGAAACTCGG AGGGACCATTGATGACTGTGAGCTGGTGGATGGTCTGGTGCTGACTCAGAGTCTGGTGAACACTGGAGTGTCCCGTGTGGAGAAGGCCAAAATCGGCCTCATCCAGTTCTGCCTGTCCCCTCCTAAAACTGAT ATGGACAACCAGATTGTGGTGTCAGACTACGCTCAGATGGACCGTGTGCTCCGTGAGGAGAGAGCTTACATCCTCAATCTGGTCAAACAGATTAAGAAAGCCGGCTGCACTGTGTTGCTCATCCAGAAATCCATCCTGAG AGATGCTCTGAGTGATCTGGCCCTTCACttcctgaataagatgaagaTCATGGTGGTTAAAGACATTGAGAGGGAGGACATTGAATTCATCTGCAAG ACTCTTGGCACCAAACCTATCGCTCATATTGACCAGTTCACTCCAGAGATGCTGGGAACAGCAGAGCTAGCAGAAGAGGTTAACCTGGACGGATCTGGCAAACTAGTGAAG ATCACAGGATGTGTAACTCCAGGAAAGACGGTCAGTATTGTCGTCCGTGGTTCCAACAAACTGGTGATTGAGGAGGCCGAGCGATCCATCCACGACGCCCTCTGCGTCATCCGCTGTCTGGTCAAGAAGAG GGCTCTGATTGCTGGCGGTGGAGCACCAGAGATTGAGCTGGCGCTGAGGTTGGCAGAATATGCCCGCGGTCTGGCCGGCATGGAGGCGTACTGTGTGCGTGCGTACGCCGATGCCCTTGAGATCATTCCCTCGACTCTGGCAGAGAACGCTGGTCTTAATCCCATCTCTACTGTCACCGAGCTGCGCAACAGACACGCGCAGGGAGAGAAAACGGCCGGGATTAATGTCCGCAAG GGTGGGATCTCTAACATCCTGGAGGAGCTGGTGGTTCAGCCTCTGCTGGTCTCCATCAGCGCACTCACCCTCGCCACGGAAACGGTCCGCAGCGTCCTCAAGATTGATGATCTC GTGAACACGCGATAA
- the LOC109091932 gene encoding exportin-1-like encodes MPADMTMLADHTARQLLDFSQKLDINLLDNVVNSMYYDVGSQQRLAQEVLTNLKDHPDAWTRVDTILEFSQNMKTKYYALQILETVIKTRWKILPRNQCEGIKKYVVGLIIKTSSDPNSVEKEGVYIAKLNMILVQILKQEWPKHWPTFISDIVGASRTSESLCQNNMIILKLLSEEVFDFSSGQMTQVKAKHLKDSMCNEFSQIFQLCQFVMENSQNAPLVQATLETLLRFLNWIPLGYIFETKLISTLVYKFLNVPMFRNITLKCLTEIAGVSVSQYEEQFVNLFTLTMVQLKQMLPLNTNIRLAYSNGRDDEQNFIQNLSLFLCTFLKEHGQLIEKRLNLRETLMEALHYMLLVSEVEETEIFKICLEYWNHLAAELYRESPFSTSTSPLLSTSQHFDVPPRRHLYLPVLSKVRLLMVSRMAKPEEVLVVENDQGEVVREFMKDTDSINLYKNMRETLVYLTHLDYADTERIMTEKLHNQVNGTEWSWRNLNTLCWAIGSISGAMHEEDEKRFLVTVIKDLLGLCEQKRGKDNKAIIASNIMYIVGQYPRFLRAHWKFLKTVVNKLFEFMHETHDGVQDMACDTFIKIAQKCRRHFVQVQVGEVMPFIDEILNNINTIICDLQPQQVHTFYEAVGYMIGAQTDQAVQERLIEKYMLLPNQVWDSIIITSNVDILKDPETVRQLGSILKTNVRACKAVGHPFVLQLGRIYLDMLNVYKCLSENISSAVQSNGEMVTKQPLIRSMRTVKRETLKLISGWVSRSNDPQMVGENFVPPLLEAVLIDYQRNVPAAREPEVLSTMATIVNKLGAHITGEIPKIFDAVFECTLDMINKNFEEFPEHRTHFFYLLQAVNSQCFPAFLSIPPAQFKLVLDSIIWAFKHTMRNRSDTGLQVLFTMLQNIAQEEAAAQSFYQTYFCDILQHIFSVVTDTSHTAGLTMHASILAYMFNLVEEGKISNTLNAGSTSNNQSYVQEYVANLLKTAFPHLQDAQVKVFVTGLFSLNQDIPAFKEHLRDFLVQIKEFAGEDSTDLFLEEREASLRQAQEEKHKLQMSVPGILNPHELPEEMW; translated from the exons ATGCCGGCAGACATGACCATGTTGGCGGATCACACAGCACGGCAGTTGCTGGATTTCagtcaaaagctagacatcaacCTGCTGGACAATGTCGTCAACTCCATGTACTATGATGTGGGATCTCAG CAAAGACTGGCACAAGAAGTTCTCACCAACCTGAAGGACCACCCAGATGCCTGGACCAGAGTGGACACCATACTGGAGTTCTCGCAGAACATGAAGACAAAA TACTATGCTCTTCAGATACTGGAGACCGTGATCAAAACACGCTGGAAGATTCTTCCTCGAAACCAGTGTGAAG GAATTAAAAAGTATGTCGTTGGGCTGATTATCAAGACTTCCTCTGATCCCAACAGCGTAGAG AAGGAAGGGGTTTACATAGCAAAGCTCAACATGATCCTGGTGCAG ATCCTGAAGCAGGAGTGGCCGAAGCACTGGCCCACGTTCATCAGTGACATTGTGGGAGCGAGTCGCACCAGTGAGAGCCTGTGTCAGAACAACATGATTATCCTGAAGCTCCTCAGTGAGGAGGTGTTTGACTTCTCCAGCGGGCAGATGACTCAGGTCAAAGCCAAACACCTGAAGGACAG tatgTGCAACGAATTTTCCCAAATCTTCCAGTTGTGCCAGTTTGTCATG GAAAATTCCCAGAATGCCCCTCTGGTCCAAGCCACATTGGAGACCCTCCTTCGTTTCCTGAACTGGATCCCACTTGGCTACATATTTGAGACCAAACTCATCAGCACGCTGGTGTACAAG TTTCTGAATGTTCCGATGTTCCGGAACATCACTCTGAAGTGTCTGACAGAGATCGCAGGTGTCAGTGTCAGTCAGTATGAGGAGCAGTTTGTTAACCTGTTCACTCTCACCATGGTGCAGCTCAAACAG ATGCTGCCTCTGAACACAAATATCCGTCTGGCATATTCAAACGGGAGAGACGATGAGCAGAACTTCATCCAGAACCTCAGTCTGTTTCTCTGCACCTTCCTCAAAGAGCACGGACAACTGATAGAGAAGAGACTGAACCTCAGAGAGACGCTCATGGAG GCTCTGCATTACATGCTGCTGGTGTCTGAGGTGGAGGAGACAGAGATCTTTAAGATCTGTCTGGAGTACTGGAACCATCTGGCTGCTGAGCTCTACAGAGAGAGTCCCTTCTCTACCTCAACCTCTCCACTGCTCTCAACCAGCCAGCACTTTGACGTGCCGCCCCGCAGACACCTCTATCTGCCTGTGCTCTCCAAG GTGCGTCTGCTAATGGTGAGTCGCATGGCCAAACCAGAGGAGGTTCTGGTGGTGGAGAATGATCAGGGCGAGGTGGTGAGAGAATTTATGAAGGACACAGACTCCATTAACCTCTACAAGAACATGAGAGAGACTCTGG TCTACTTGACTCATCTGGACTATGCGGATACGGAGCGGATCATGACGGAGAAGCTTCATAATCAGGTGAACGGTACCGAGTGGTCCTGGAGGAACCTGAACACGCTGTGCTGGGCCATCGGCTCCATCAGTGGCGCCATGCATGAAGAGGATGAGAAGAGATTCCTCGTCACCGTCATTAAG gACTTGCTGGGTCTGTGTGAACAGAAAAGAGGGAAAGATAACAAGGCCATCATTGCCTCCAACATCATGTACATCGTCGGTCAGTACCCACGATTCCTCAGGGCCCACTGGAAGTTCCTCAAGACTGTCGTCAACAAGCTGTTTGAGTTCATGCACG AGACCCATGACGGCGTGCAAGACATGGCCTGTGACACCTTCATCAAGATCGCTCAGAAGTGCAGGAGGCATTTCGTGCAGGTTCAGGTAGGGGAGGTGATGCCCTTCATCGACGAGATCCTCAACAACATCAACACCATCATCTGTGACCTGCAGCCGCAGCAGGTGCACACGTTCTACGAGGCTGTGGGCTACATGATCGGAGCACAGACAGACCAGGCTGTCCAAGAGCGCCTGATCGAGAAATACATGCTCCTCCCCAACCAGGTGTGGGACAGCATCATAATAACCAGT AACGTGGACATCCTGAAGGACCCAGAGACAGTGCGTCAGCTAGGCAGCATCCTAAAGACCAACGTGAGGGCGTGTAAAGCCGTGGGTCACCCATTCGTCCTGCAGCTGGGCCGCATTTACCTGGACATGCTAAACGTCTACAAGTGCCTGAGCGAGAACATCTCTTCTGCAGTCCAGAGCAACG GTGAGATGGTGACCAAGCAGCCTCTGATACGGAGCATGCGGACGGTGAAGAGAGAGACGCTAAAGCTCATCTCCGGATGGGTCAGCCGCTCCAACGACCCACAGATG GTTGGAGAGAACTTCGTTCCACCTTTGCTGGAGGCAGTTCTCATCGACTACCAAAGGAACGTCCCAGCAGCTCGAGAACCTGAAGTACTCAGCACTATGGCAACCATCGTCAACAAGCTCGGCGCTCACATAACAGGAGAGATCCCCAAAATATTCGATGCTGTGTTCGAGTGCACCCTCGACATGATCAACAAG AACTTTGAGGAGTTCCCTGAGCACAGGACGCATTTCTTCTACCTGCTGCAAGCTGTCAACTCGCAGTGTTTCCCAGCATTCCTGTCCATCCCACCAGCACAGTTCAAACTGGTTCTGGACTCCATCATCTGGGCCTTCAAACACACCATGAGAAACAGGTCAGACA caGGGCTTCAGGTCCTGTTCACGATGCTGCAGAACATCGCACAGGAAGAGGCGGCAGCTCAGAGCTTCTATCAGACCTACTTCTGCGACATCCTGCAGCACATTTTCTCTGTTGTCACGGATACGTCTCATACTGCTG GTCTGACGATGCACGCCTCCATCCTCGCCTACATGTTTAACCTGGTGGAAGAGGGTAAAATCAGCAACACTCTGAACGCAGGCAGCACGAGCAACAATCAAAGCTACGTGCAGGAGTATGTGGCCAATCTGCTGAAGACAGCCTTCCCACATCTGCAGGA tgcCCAGGTGAAGGTGTTTGTCACGGGTCTGTTCAGCTTGAATCAGGACATTCCTGCCTTTAAAGAGCACCTCAGGGACTTCCTGGTCCAAATCAAG GAGTTTGCGGGAGAGGACTCCACAGATCTGTTCCTGGAGGAGAGGGAAGCGTCTCTGCGTCAGGCTCAGGAGGAGAAACACAAGCTCCAGATGTCTGTCCCAGGAATCCTCAACCCTCACGAGCTCCCGGAGGAAATGTGGTAA
- the pus10 gene encoding putative tRNA pseudouridine synthase Pus10, with amino-acid sequence MPSVNAVSVMLSLKEKDRPIVRKLLCAGCCVRCVLRFCCVGTSSAYRRSYQDLHKELLAFISEENSPQSHDASGEEKSSDAPPNKRMRIDEDSVTAAQTDSDICPVCLGVLQDFCDPGFAEQVSDAVKKQQYEFDSLVLTVSLPAQLSVREHSCWLHVKKEVREKSMCLGKDDVIQVKDAFKWAVQGKIGQELGAAVVANSPCEVSISFIHPETEEDCHFLAHTCPDCFKPTKNKASVFTRMAVVKALEKISEEKFSRHYPCPPKKANTRCTALDTTCLHTSVFIAGRYNKFSRELPQTPWVIDGERRMDGSVEELIAAPLLSSFRADGFNFSSSGREDVDVRTLGNGRPFAVELLNPHRAKFNRAEIKQLQETINQSSDKIRVRDLQIVTRDATSRMKEGEEEKTKTYSALIWTQKAIESPDLEFLANIKVLLSFLTCLSWTHEKRRADDCVCVCVCVHLEP; translated from the exons ATGCCCAGCGTAAATGCAGTTTCAGT TATGCTGTCCCTGAAAGAGAAGGACCGGCCCATCGTCAGAAAGCTGTTGTGCGCCGGCTGCTGTGTGAGATGTGTTCTGCGCTTCTGCTGTGTGGGAACCAGCTCCGCTTACAGACGATCCTACCAG GACTTACACAAGGAGCTCCTGGCCTTCATCAGTGAGGAAAACAGCCCTCAGTCCCATGATGCCTCAGGTGAGGAGAAAAGCAGCGACGCCCCGCCGAATAAACGCATGAGAATAGATGAGGATTCTGTCACAGCAGCGCAGACGGACTCAGACATTTGTCCCGTCTGCTTAGGAGTCCTGCAGGACTTCTGTGATCCCGGCTTCGCCGAAcag GTGTCAGATGCTGTGAAAAAACAACAGTACGAGTTTGACAGTCTGGTGCTGACCGTTTCTCTTCCCGCTCAGCTGTCCGTCAGAGAG CATTCCTGCTGGTTGCATGTCAAAAAAGAAGTCAG GGAGAAGAGCATGTGTTTGGGTAAAGATGATGTCATCCAGGTGAAGGACGCGTTCAAGTGGGCCGTTCAGGGAAAGATCGGACAGGAACTGGGAGCTGCTGTCGTGGCCAAT AGTCCGTGTGAAGTGAGCATCAGCTTTATACATCCGGAAACAGAGGAGGACTGTCATTTCTT AGCACATACCTGTCCAGACTGTTTCAAACCCACCAAAAACAAAGCG tccGTCTTCACCAGGATGGCGGTGGTTAAAGCTCTGGAGAAGATCTCCGAGGAGAAGTTTAGCAG GCATTACCCATGTCCACCAAAGAAAGCAAACACGAGATGTACAGCACTGGACACCACATGTCTCCACACATCCGTTTTCATAGCAG GTCGGTATAATAAGTTTTCGCGGGAGCTTCCGCAGACGCCGTGGGTGATCGATGGAGAGAGACGGATGGATGGATCGGTGGAGGAGCTGATCGCTGCTCCTCTCCTGTCCTCGTTCAGAGCTGACG GTTTTAACTTCTCATCTTCAGGACGGGAGGACGTGGACGTGAGGACTCTGGGAAATg GTCGACCGTTTGCTGTTGAGCTGCTGAACCCCCATCGAGCCAAATTCAACAGAGCTGAAATCAAACAACTACAGGAG ACAATAAACCAGTCGTCTGATAAAATTAGAGTACGAGACCTACAGATCGttaccag AGACGCAACCAGCCGCATGAAAGAGGGTGAAGAGGAGAAGACCAAAACCTACAGCGCCCTCATCTGGACGCAGAAGGCCATCGAGAGCCCTGATCTGGAATTCCTAGCAAATATCAAGGTCTTGCTGAGCTTTCTGACCTGTTTGAGCTGGACACATGAGAAGAGACGTGctgatgactgtgtgtgtgtgtgtgtgtgtgtccatctaGAGCCCTGA
- the LOC109064396 gene encoding LOW QUALITY PROTEIN: protein FAM161A-like (The sequence of the model RefSeq protein was modified relative to this genomic sequence to represent the inferred CDS: inserted 2 bases in 1 codon; substituted 1 base at 1 genomic stop codon) translates to MKKSHRTNVLVMSCLKTPVDPHTKVPLAQYERERALPSLTDNRRYETEMEYDSXSELVTDDPPAKDSSALLIKDYRVTGDHIDLREFYFSNQDYYRKLEQLKKAHLQTMAELELMYRKKLDLKGVSAADNSDRTSLSPKGWSPVITSNLKKARSALELRRASDLSDMSDEQCTADNGNTEKGLEISPREHIKNMWQDFSVHKLSPPQWHPFSSSLQSLPADCQAASKLKGRTKGQRLKKHKQMVDEGWHPRVTVPKPFHMTLREAERRKKGIKSRSEMEQENADLRRQVEELTECQRKFRASPAPAHVRLPLYEELQERDEERRRLHRDLEQQRLHTSQRPFSFLERERLKKEQKEAKLHEQMLKHKREEEERRKCPFKAKPVPRRVKEATSGEQQKEEELYRAIKMQMRARELLHSASMPPSMLARQLSEKQVHKAAQEEEQTHRPKINAEVPDFDGSYRRFRKQLAKCKEVRPVTACEPFQLRTANIASHKERIMADIEAEIKSPKLSRWPFMTPPALSPRTPSSSLCSSLSGSQECLSAKITDAAKKRQEAVRKVLEQRKRAEEEEEKWKEKQKQREKRLQKVITKRAQANDPHVTLAQTCPSKLKEFRKQDLQRQREYQEEMREIQERVKGRPLLLEQIAQMNAKRAAEKLYSATLHGCGLSESFISSKAPKGLRHRQTPSPTHSGSQTPPTYRNEDNEELPDLQDSLLEDYDDDYEEYDHDMEAEHMDRXEEEREEKGNDEGHSHHDKLDFDDDDDDEQEERYKDDDISSKHSQSSRGSESKNSHHSDRSRTGSIN, encoded by the exons ATGAAGAAGTCTCACCGCACTAATGTCCTGGTGATGTCCTGTCTGAAGACGCCGGTGGACCCGCACACGAAAGTCCCGTTAGCTCAGTATGAGAGGGAGCGAGCTCTGCCCTCGCTCACGGACAACCGGCGCTATGAGACAGAG ATGGAGTACGACTC ATCGGAGCTGGTGACTGATGACCCTCCTGCTAAAGACAGCAGTGCACTGCTGATCAAAGACTACCGCGTGACAGGCGATCACATCGACCTCAGGGAGTTCTACTTCTCAAACCAAGATTACTACCGGAAACTAGAGCAGCTGAAGAAGGCTCATCTCCAAACCATGGCCGAACTCGAACTCATGTATCGCAAGAAACTGGACCTCAAGGGGGTGAGCGCTGCGGACAACAGTGATCGGACCAGTCT ttCCCCAAAAGGATGGAGTCCAGTGATAACCAGCAATCTGAAAAAAGCCCGGTCTGCTCTGGAGCTGCGGCGGGCTTCAGATCTTTCTGACATGTCTGATGAACAGTGCACTGCTGACAATGGCAACACTGAGAAAGGCCTTGAAATCTCACCCAGAGAGCACATCAAGAACATGTGGCAGGACTTCAGCGTGCATAAGCTGTCTCCGCCTCAATGGCACCCCTTTTCATCCTCACTGCAGAGCTTGCCTGCTGACTGCCAGGCTGCTAGCAAACTCAAGGGTAGGACCAAGGGTCAACGGctaaaaaaacacaagcaaatggTAGACGAGGGTTGGCATCCGAGAGTAACAGTCCCCAAGCCTTTCCACATGACCCTTCGGGAGGCAGAACGCCGCAAGAAGGGCATAAAATCACGTTCAGAGATGGAACAAGAGAATGCGGATCTCCGACGCCAGGTGGAGGAGCTCACCGAGTGCCAGAGGAAGTTCCGCGCCAGTCCGGCACCTGCGCACGTGCGCCTCCCGCTGTACGAGGAGCTGCAGGAGCGCGACGAGGAGCGCCGGCGGCTTCATCGAGACTTGGAGCAGCAGCGTCTCCACACCTCGCAAAGACCCTTCAGCTTCCTGGAGCGCGAACGGCTGAAGAAAGAGCAGAAGGAGGCCAAGCTCCACGAGCAAATGCTCAAACACAAacgagaggaagaggagagaaggAAATGCCCCTTCAAGGCAAAACCCGTCCCACGGAGAGTGAAGGAGGCCACGTCGGGCGAGCAGCAGAAGGAGGAGGAGCTCTACAGGGCCATCAAGATGCAGATGCGGGCGAGAGAGTTGCTTCACAGCGCGTCCATGCCTCCTAGCATGCTTGCACGGCAGCTTAGTGAGAAACAGGTGCACAAAGCCGCCCAGGAAGAAGAGCAAACACACAGACCCAAGATCAACGCCGAGGTTCCAGACTTTGACGGCAGCTACAGGAGGTTTCGGAAGCAGCTGGCAAAGTGCAAAGAAGTGCGGCCCGTGACAGCGTGCGAACCCTTCCAGCTGCGCACGGCTAATATCGCCTCGCACAAAGAACGCATCATGGCGGATATCGAGGCAGAGATAAAGAGCCCAAAACTGTCACGCTGGCCGTTCATGACCCCACCTGCTCTCTCGCCCAGAACTCCCTCGTCATCCCTTTGCTCCTCTCTGTCTGGAAGCCAGGAATGCTTGTCTGCTAAAATCACAGATGCAGCCAAGAAACGGCAAGAAGCTGTGAG AAAGGTTCTTGAGCAGAGAAAGCGggcagaagaagaggaggagaaatgGAAGGAGAagcaaaaacagagagagaagagactaCAAAAAGTGATCACAAAGCGAGCCCAGGCGAACGACCCTCACGTGACCCTGGCCCAGACATGCCCGTCCAAACTAAAAGAGTTCAG GAAACAAGATCTTCAGAGACAAAGAGAGTATcaggaggagatgagagaaaTCCAGGAAAGAGTGAAGGGAAGACCTCTGTTACTTGAACAGATAGCACAG ATGAATGCTAAGAGAGCAGCAGAGAAGCTCTACTCTGCCACTTTGCATGGATGTGGTCTGAGTGAATCCTTTATCAGCAGTAAAGCTCCTAAAGGCTTGAGACACAGACAGACTCCAAGCCCCACCCACTCCGGCAgccaaactccacccacatacaG GAATGAAGATAATGAGGAACTTCCAGACCTGCAGGATTCTCTTCTGGAAGACTATGACGATGATTATGAGGAGTATGACCATGACATGGAGGCAGAACACATGGACAGATAAGAGGAAGAAAGGGAGGAAAAGGGCAACGACGAAGGACACTCACATCATGACAAGCTggattttgatgatgatgatgatgatgaacaggaAGAGCGTTATAAAGATGATGACATCAGCAGTAAGCACAGCCAGAGCAGCAGGggaagtgaaagtaaaaacagtCACCATAGCGACAGGAGCAGAACAGGTAGCATTAACTAG